TTCAGTGTAGCTGGTTAAGACAGGCGAGCCGCCTACGGTTAAGGTGGAGAATATACCTGTGGTGGCCTGGATATTGCCGGCGACTTCTAATTTTTGTGCCGGTCCTGTCGTGCCGATGCCGACGTTGTCCGATGCATTGGTTGCGTACACTTTTCCTGTCCCGGTGCTCCAGCCGGCTGCGCTGGTTAAACTGCTGCCGTCTCCCTCAAAGGCAGTGGCTTTCACTGTCCCATCTACTTCTAATTTCTGAGAAGGCCCCGTCGTCCCGATACCGACATTGCCTGATTGATTGAAAATGACATTTCCTGTCCCTGCTACGTGCAAACGTCCCGAGGGGCTTGTCGTCCCGATGCCGACGTTGCCCGCAAAATAATTATCCGCAGTCCCTGAGACATATAAATTCCACCTGTTAGCCGCCTTTGCTGTTTGCGATCTCAAACCTATATTTGTAGTCCCTGCGGTAAGGGCGTCTATATCCATACCGACATAAGTCCCTGCTATGTTTGCTGTCCCATTCCCCGCATTGAAGCATTGCGCTAATGTAACCGTTCCTGCGAAATCCCCAGAATTAGTAACTTTTGCCAGATTACCAGTTACCTGTGCAAAAGTATATCCAGGACTTCCCCCTACTTGGGTATTGTTATTTATACCTAAACCCCAACTTACATTCGTTGTGGCTTGTAGAATTCCTGCTGCCCTGATGATTGCAGGAGGAGCGGCATAATCATTTCCTATATTTATAGTAGGGATACAGTTAAACCCATAAGCACCAGTAGAAGTTTGAGTTAAAGTAGATGTAAGGGTAATCCCAGTGACGCTCGTCCCACTAACACTTCCTGCTATATTCAGCATACTTGAAGTAGGTGTCCCTGCTAAATTTAATCCATAAGCTGAACTTGCCGCAATCCCCACGCCTAATTTACCGAATTGTGGAGAACCTGTCGTTGAATAATCCTGTGATATGGTAGAAGCCCCAGAAACGGTCACTAAATTATTATTGACTTTAAGGGTAGTGAATGTCCCAGTCGTAGATATAAGATTACCTATTATCTGCAACGGTGCGGTAGGATTAGTAATACCAATCCCAACATTTCCGGTAGCAGTCAGCGTAGTAAATGCCCCCGTAGTTGGCGTGGTAGATCCGATGGTCCCCGGGATAGCCCAGGTATTGCCTAATAATTGGGTGGCATTGATATTGCCGCTTCCGGCATAGGTTATATTTGCTCCCGTGTTTATAACCAGTTGCGCTTGGGTGTTGGTGCCGGAAGAAAGTAATGAAAATGGAATTGAACCGGAAGAAATATTCCCAAGGGTAGTAATGTTTGCTGTTCCCGCCCAGGTAGATAAAGCGGTATTCTCTACACTTCCCAGGCCTACCTGGGTGGCCGTAACTGAATGGGGATTATTTGTTAATGAGATATGACTATATGCGGAATCGTAATTTGACTTTAGGGTAGTGGTTAAATGGACATTTGTAGTGCCGGCAGAAATGTCATCAAGGTCATCTGTTGCCTTGATAAAAAACGAACTTGGCTGATAGGTTGAATTCTTTAATAATTTTCCCGATGCTTCATCCCATAAAGGAAAATATCCATCTGTGGCCAAAGCCGGACCGATTACGGCCCCATCAATATTAGCCTGAACTACATTCCAGTAAATACCGACAGTTGCCTGATTTCCTGATGGTGTCTCGTCTTCAAGGCAGATAATCATATCCCCGGATTCGACTGCTATACCTAATAACCCGCCGATTTTACCGGAAAAGGAAATCCTATATAAATCTCCCGCATCGGCAGCGGGATAATTGGGGTCGAGTGAGCAATCAATGGCGCCTTTATAGACTGTAGCGTTGGCTGCGGCAATCAGCTGGTCGGCGTATGTTTTGATTGCTTTTTGTGTGGAATATAAGGTATCGGAAGGGTTTTCCCCGCCTAAGGTTGTATCGGTGGATTTGTTGGATATATTTTCTGGGGTAAATCCTAATGCGTCTTGTTTTCCACTCCAGGTTGATTTCTCGGTAGAGGTGGTAAATAGATGAGAGGCGCCTTCGGTTATATCGTCAGAATCGTCACTTGCTTTGATAAGATAGCCGGCAGAAGCGTGATCCCCCCAGCCATAGGCAGTGTCATAATTTGATTTTAGTGAAGGCGTAAAATGGATATTGGTTGTTCCTGTGGATATGTCGTCTAAATCATCAGTATCTTTCTTAAAGTATCCTGTTTTAGCACTTCCCCAGACGGGATCTGTTTCTGTTGTAAGATAGGCCCCGGCATTTTGTTTATTATTAAAAGTATTCCAATCGGTAAAGGATAAATAGCCGCTTGTGTTCGTGCCGGCCTGTAAGATAGAGATTGTGTTGGTAGAACGGGATAAGGGCGTAGTGAAAGTAAGGGGTGCTTCAAAACTGAAGTTATCCACAGTATCCAATGCCTTCTGGGTATCGGTATCCGCAGTAGATAACTTACCGTTAAAATTGGTAGTATCGGTTTTTATCTGCTTTGCCGAAGGCTCATAGGCCAATAAGTTTGTAGGGAATATTAGTCCTAAGATTAAAAGTAAATTAATTATTTTATTCGTAGGTTTTTTCATAGAACTGCTCCTTTTAGTAATTATTTTTCTTTAATTCACTTGGCACATTTTACAGGTTACATAGGGGTTTGTTATTGTTGCTGCCGATCCGGAACCTGCTGAACCTGTATTACCAGATATAGTATGAGTATGGTCGCCTGCACTTGATGTTGCTTTATTGCCTGAATTACCTGAACCAAATATATCCTGACCGGAATTCGCAACATTTCCAAAAGACATAGTATGTGTATGCGCACCAGCACTTGCTGCCGTTAATGTCCCCGAAGGATGAGTATGGCTTGGGAGATTTGCTTCTAATATTGAAAGAGTATCAGAACCCCCTGTTGATCCTTGCGTAGCATTGACTCTGATAAACTTGTTAGAATAAGTTGCTGTTACATCTGTTGACCCAGCAGGACAAGAGCCTGTCATCATAAAAAATACTGCGCCTGAGGGTAAAGTAAATCCAGTTGAGGGGACATTTGCCGCAGGAATAACACCTGCACCTGCGGGAATATTTGCCAAACCTGTTAATGCCGCACCATCAACTTTACCTGCAGTATTGATAGTTGCTAAATTAGTATTAGGTATACTGCCTGCCCCCGAAGGGATGCTTGCCAGGCCCGTTAAAGCAGCCCCGTTTACCTTTCCGGCCGTTGAAATTGTAGCGAGTTTAGTATCTACTATCCCTGCTGTCGCCGAAACCTTGGCATTAGTGATCTGCAAGGCTGCATCCGTGCCTAATTCCAGCGCCTCCCAGTTATCCCTAACTTCCGCTGGGGTATCTTTTAATTTCTCATTATTCGCGGGCTTAGTTTTATCCCAGGCCCCAAAACAGAGCGTAGTAAAAAACAACCCCGTTAATACTAATCCTGATATTCTTGTTAATCTTTTCATTCTAAATCTCCTTTCGTTATAGAATCGAAGCTCTCTTCTATTTGCTCAAAAGACTTATTTGTATCCTGGAAGCTGGGTAAATTCACATACCATATCCATAAGCCTATGGAGATTATGGTCAGAACAATAGCAACCCAGAACGCTATCTTCTTTTTCCATTTAAGTTTTGCTATCCATAAAAAGATTGTTATAAGAGTGGCTATAATTGCGGTTACCCCGACGGCGATTTTTGTCTTGTTTAGTTCTTCGCTCATATTATTTTCTCTCCTTTTTCTACGTGGCTTATGCTTGCTGCTGAAATGCTTTGTAATTTTGCCGGTTCAATTCCATTATTTACCGACATGGTATAAAATTTCCTTTCATCCATCTTACCGTCTTCCCGGATGCGGTATTGTAAAATACTGCTTTTTACACTACCTTCATCATTGTAAGTAACCACTAATCTATAAGGAATTATCTCTTTGGCCATTTTCCCTCCTAAACCGCATGCGCGTGGTATTTGAACTGCCCTGTCACTGCGGTCCCATCTAATTTATATAGTTTCACGGTAAATCCCGTTAAATCCGGGATAGCGCTGAACTTGTGCACAAATCCATCGCCGGTTAAGATATCTATGTTAACTGAGGGGGCTTCATGGAAGTCTTTTGTAAATAATACTTCTTTTCCTGCGCCCGCATCTGTGACTTCATCTTCACTGAATTCATCCACATCCGGCAAATCTGCGTAATAATTAAATTCAGAGCATTCCAGGTCCTGCGAAAGTGAGGCTCTTGTCATAGTCATCCTGAGCTGAAAATACCGGCATTTGTAGTCTCCTGCCTGCCAAGCAGCCCAGTCTGTCCAGGTGATGTTGTCTTCGGATGTCCTGATTTCAAAACTTACCGCGCCCGAGATTTCTTCGCCGCTCATCCGGGATGTTTCGCTGTCGCTGAACCTCGCCTCTTCGTCATCGTCAAACTCCCTATCTCCAGCGGCAGTAACTACGGTTTCGATACCTATTTTAAAAGTGGCGACATACCCTACATCCTGTTCGGGAGTTATATATGTGCCGCTTAATTGCCCGTCGGAAATTTCAAGGTTATCCCCTACTTTGGTTGTATTGCTTTTCGTTCCGGCCCAACCTGTCTGTTCCTGATAGCTTTCTATGATATTGGTAAAGGGGATGTTATCTATCGTGACTGTTGCTTCAGTGGCATTCTCGGAATAATTGCCGGAAGTATCTATTGCCTTGATAAAGAACTTCTGCGCGCTGCCTTCCCTGAAATTAAGTTCTATATGACTATTCCCTTTCTTATCAGAGACAATTACATACCCAGAGGCCCAGTCATTACCATATCTTATTTCATATCCTTTAAGATCAACATCGGTTACATTTGTCCAGCCGAAATAAAGCCTATCGCGGCTCTGGTTGACCAGGAATGTTGTTACGTCACTGGGGGCAGCGGATTTGCCGATTAAATTTATGGTTGTGGAAGGGCTGGTAGATACCGGGTTTTCTTTGCCATTAGCGGCGATGGATACAACAGCTACTGTATAGGTTACACCGTCTTTCAGGCCGCCGATAATTGCGAAATGTATATCGTTTGTTTCCCCTTTATATTCCCAGCTGGCGCCGTTATTATCGGAAAGGTAGATCCTTGCCTTCTGGTAGACGCCGATTTTATAGGTAGTTAAAACGGGCCTTTGGAACCATACATCGATGACGTCTTCTATGGATCCATCGGTAAGTTTGGCTATGCGCTCGGTAAGTTGCAGGTCCGTGACGTCAGGGGTATCCGGGGATAAAGAGGATGATTCTCTTACTGGAATAGTTACGGCCGTATCATCGTAAATATCCTCATTATATTCCTGGACTTCGATTTCTACTTCTCCCCCTCTTTGCCTTTTTAGAGATACAATGCGCGCGGGAAGAACCAATTTATTTAATTCACCGAAAGAATAAGAATCATTCTTTAAAGGCGCTGAAGAAAAGGCTTCGCTTACATTTACTTCTGTATAGCTTCCCGGGGGGTCGGTAACAACTCTTTCTTCATATCTTGGGGAGCCATCCTCATTAAGTTGGGCAAAGTCGACCCTTATGGCGTAAGATTTTGCTGCTTCAATTTCTATTGTGCGGTCGAGTTTGACCTTGGTTGTTGTGCTGCCGGATAATACACATCCGGAAAACCCCCACTGGGGGACGTCATGGGCTATATCAATGACTTCGCCGCATTGGCGAATAAGGGCGGCTGTACCAGCTTTTATGGTTATTGTCCTATTGACATATTTAGCGGTCTTGAGGATATTACGGCCAAAACGTATTGCATAGGATAGTTTGGTACCATAATAACGTACCTGTTTTATGCGTTTTGGATCGCCTGCCACGAGGGACTCTTCATCTATAACAGAAATCATCTCCTGTTCATAATAATTATCTTCATTATCGAATTGGACATGAACAATATTGGGGATATCTCTTTTTGAACCCCAGCTTTGGGAAAAGCTATCTTTGACAATGTTGCCCATGTTAAAGAGTTGAACGGGGTTATCGGGTTTATCTATGGCGATTCTGACTTTTCCCAGATCTGAATAAAAAGGCATTCCCCTGAAAATTCCGCAAAGCTGCATAATTAAGTTTAAGGCTTGTTGGGGACTATCGATACAGACATCCATTCTAAAGCGCTTCTCATAGCCTCCTTCGCCATCGGGAACGCGCTCTTCACAATATTGAGACATTTCTAAAAGATAATCTAAATCATGGTCGGAAGTTGTAATATAATCGCCCAAACCAAAACGGGTATTAGTCATAAGATCGTATAGGCACCAAATAGGATTTGCGCTGAAACGTTCGACATAAGTTTCACCATCCCAAGTAAGTGCGGTATCGTCTGCAAGAAGTTTGTATATTCCGGCATCAGGATCCCAATAATAATCCTCCCAATCTACCTCTGCTGCCCCATTCATAATCTTGGGAACCAATACCAAACGTGCTTCCGTAAGGAATTCATATTCTGGCCTATCCCCGGATAACTCATTTATTGCCAGGGTTTTTATTCCTACCACTCCAGTGTTAGGATATGACAAGTTATCTGTGTTAATTTCATCCACGCCCTGTAAATATAGGTCACCATTTTTTACGGGATCCAAGGAAGAATTATCTGATGTCCTTGTTATACGAATATCATATTGCCCCGCGGTAAGGCCATCTTTACGGAATATTTTCTGTAAGGTTGATCTTGTTTTGCCGCTGATTGTTGTCCCCCCCAGGTCAGTCCATTCGCCTGCGCTATGTAATTTATATTCAACTTTAAAAGTAACGTCCCAGGAAGTTAGATTACCGGAACTATCTTGCTGATATAACCCATTTGGGAGGCCTAGGATTATTTCAAAGGCTTCCAGGTCAGATATCTCGCTTGTATATGTATAGGCGGCATCTTTTTCCAATTCGACACTTAAAGAGTGGATATCATGCAGGTCCTCGAAGTTAGAGATTGGCACCTGGTCATTAGTGCCGAGCTTAGTTTCGAGAGTATAATTAGAGAAATTTTCGGCGGCATTCTTATTTATACGGGATAATGTGATACTTTTGAGGGGGCCTTCCCCTATGGCTACTAAGGAATTAAGGTAATTCTTTTCTCCGTCAGTTGAGATAAATTCGTTTATTACCGTCCCTCCGGTAAGCCTCCGGCCGTAGATGATTGGGATTGAGCCGTTGGGATCACGGACAGTCTTAACTCCTGTCCAGGATGCGCTGGGGGAATCTTCATCAATGCCCTCTCCGGATATATCATAAGAAGGTGTTTTAACTTTAGTAGTAAGAGCGGAATAAATGGAGTAGACTGTTATGGCAATAGCTATTGCTGCTGTAGCATAAAAAACGAAAGCATCAATGAACCAAGGAACAGCAAATCCTAAAGCAATTCCTATCTCTGGGATAACTACAATTTCATCTCCGCTTTGGAGATGTTGTCTTAGGCTTTTTGCCGCATTCCCGTTTACCATAATCCGCATTCCCTCAAAATTGACCTTTGCTTTCCTAAGATATCTACGGATTGTCCACCGGCGGTCATAGGGGAATGACTGTAATGTCCTTCCTTCATCTGCAAGGAGATTAGGAATAAATCTTATCGTGATATCTCTTTTTATTCTGCTTTTCATGTCTTTAATCTATAAAACCCATTTATTCTTTTTTTCCATTCCGGACGGTTATAAGTATCAACTAAGACTCCGTCTTTACAACAGTGAACAAATTTACCATAACCCAGAACTACCCCCCCATGGTTAACAACACCCTGCCTATTTTGAAAAACTATGAGATCATAAGTCTCCGGTTTTTCAATCTTGTCAAAATTTTTATAATACCCCTCTAAAAAATAGTTTTTATTCTTAAATTGCCAATTAGGTGAATAATCTTCATCTACATCTGGAAGTACTTTCTTAAGAACCACCCAATAGAAAAGTATATCGAACCCCAGACAATCACAACCATTGAAATCCCTCCCCTTATGTTTATAGGGGATTGCCAGGAATGGCCTAAGATTAAGCATAGGAGGTCCCTCCTGGAGCTGAAGGGAATGCTCCGAAGCGCATCTGGTTAGCTAATTCCCTGCACCTGCTCCGTGTTTTATTACAGGTTTCTTCCCCTACTATAGTATGGCCACATTCAACAGACCCAAATAACCACTGGCAATGTGATTTTATAAAAATCCGACCGGGAATTTGAACATTAAAGATATCAAATTTGCTCATTATGTTAAAAATTACGTCTTTGACATTTGAGGTATAGCTGTCTATATAATTTGAGAATTCTATATAGGTATCAGGATCATCCAGGAGATTGGCGAATACCATCTTAATGGATATCTTCTTGCCGCGCAGGTCATAATTCTGGAGATAATATTCGATTAGACGGGATATATTGGAGAGTTGTACTTTTGTATTGTCAATTTCCCCACTGATATTCTCCGTTATTTCATCGTGGGTAACAGGAAATTTTGTGTATTCTATGGGAGGGTCACCGAAAGTTACGTTTATATCATAAGCGGCGAAATATTTATTGCTTCCGGCACCGTCATAGTCATAAATTGTATATAGAAATATAGGCTGCGTTGCGCGTTTGCGGGTTTCTTGTTTAAAGGCGTCATTGGCATCTAATGGCATTAGGGGACCTCTCTGAAAGTAAAGCCATAGTTATATACAACTGACCCAATACGGACGCACCAGAAAGAGTCTTTTTCAATCTTGCCGGTTACAGATTCTCCATATATGGTTATGGTGAATTCCTCGAGGTCTTCTTTTACGGTATCGAAAAAAGTATTGACGGCAGCCATTTCGGCCGCGTCACGGCTTGAGAAGGGGAGGTCTTGCCAGGTGCGAAGCTTCTTTGAGGTGATAAGGCGGGTTTCTTCGGTTTCGTTCTCGAATTTGGTGCTTTCGGTATTATAGCGGGGTTTGCAGCGGGCTCCGAAATCTGGGCTATAGGGAAAATTTTCCATTTTTTTCTATATCCTTTTCAAGGGTTTATGTTATAATCACTTTCATGTTAATAAAGGAACGCATAAAAGAGCTACTCCTAACGAAAGCCCTAACAATAATAATATCGTTATTAACATTCCTAGCAGGATCAATTCTGTGGAATGTGCTTCCTTTATTATTACTTTGCCTACCATCAGCGATATCCATACGATTGCTGTCATCAATAGCGGGCCTATTATTTGTAATATCGGTTTTGGAATTAGCATATATCCTTTATCTCCATAAACAGGTTAAGATTAAATTCTTTTCTAAGTTTGGTATTCATTGGGATAAGAAACTTACTGCTTATTGCCCCTCTTGTTTTACTCTTCTGTCTAGTTATGGGCATTACCGGAATCATGGCTATGCTTTTCAATGTCATAAATGCAAAATTATAATTGCTATTACTGATGACAATGGTAAAAATATTACTTTAGAACAAGCACGAGAATCCATACAAAAATAATCCCACTATAGGGGAAGTTTTCCATTTTTATCCCTTTTTATAGTTTTTCTTAAGGGCCTTTATTACTCCGGCTTGCAATCTGGCAGATTCGCTGAATATTGCTATAATTTCTTTTTTATGGGCATAAACATCTGCCATATCCCAAAACCTAAAGGT
This window of the Candidatus Omnitrophota bacterium genome carries:
- a CDS encoding NlpC/P60 family protein gives rise to the protein MLNLRPFLAIPYKHKGRDFNGCDCLGFDILFYWVVLKKVLPDVDEDYSPNWQFKNKNYFLEGYYKNFDKIEKPETYDLIVFQNRQGVVNHGGVVLGYGKFVHCCKDGVLVDTYNRPEWKKRINGFYRLKT
- a CDS encoding phage tail protein; protein product: MKSRIKRDITIRFIPNLLADEGRTLQSFPYDRRWTIRRYLRKAKVNFEGMRIMVNGNAAKSLRQHLQSGDEIVVIPEIGIALGFAVPWFIDAFVFYATAAIAIAITVYSIYSALTTKVKTPSYDISGEGIDEDSPSASWTGVKTVRDPNGSIPIIYGRRLTGGTVINEFISTDGEKNYLNSLVAIGEGPLKSITLSRINKNAAENFSNYTLETKLGTNDQVPISNFEDLHDIHSLSVELEKDAAYTYTSEISDLEAFEIILGLPNGLYQQDSSGNLTSWDVTFKVEYKLHSAGEWTDLGGTTISGKTRSTLQKIFRKDGLTAGQYDIRITRTSDNSSLDPVKNGDLYLQGVDEINTDNLSYPNTGVVGIKTLAINELSGDRPEYEFLTEARLVLVPKIMNGAAEVDWEDYYWDPDAGIYKLLADDTALTWDGETYVERFSANPIWCLYDLMTNTRFGLGDYITTSDHDLDYLLEMSQYCEERVPDGEGGYEKRFRMDVCIDSPQQALNLIMQLCGIFRGMPFYSDLGKVRIAIDKPDNPVQLFNMGNIVKDSFSQSWGSKRDIPNIVHVQFDNEDNYYEQEMISVIDEESLVAGDPKRIKQVRYYGTKLSYAIRFGRNILKTAKYVNRTITIKAGTAALIRQCGEVIDIAHDVPQWGFSGCVLSGSTTTKVKLDRTIEIEAAKSYAIRVDFAQLNEDGSPRYEERVVTDPPGSYTEVNVSEAFSSAPLKNDSYSFGELNKLVLPARIVSLKRQRGGEVEIEVQEYNEDIYDDTAVTIPVRESSSLSPDTPDVTDLQLTERIAKLTDGSIEDVIDVWFQRPVLTTYKIGVYQKARIYLSDNNGASWEYKGETNDIHFAIIGGLKDGVTYTVAVVSIAANGKENPVSTSPSTTINLIGKSAAPSDVTTFLVNQSRDRLYFGWTNVTDVDLKGYEIRYGNDWASGYVIVSDKKGNSHIELNFREGSAQKFFIKAIDTSGNYSENATEATVTIDNIPFTNIIESYQEQTGWAGTKSNTTKVGDNLEISDGQLSGTYITPEQDVGYVATFKIGIETVVTAAGDREFDDDEEARFSDSETSRMSGEEISGAVSFEIRTSEDNITWTDWAAWQAGDYKCRYFQLRMTMTRASLSQDLECSEFNYYADLPDVDEFSEDEVTDAGAGKEVLFTKDFHEAPSVNIDILTGDGFVHKFSAIPDLTGFTVKLYKLDGTAVTGQFKYHAHAV